A single window of Chloracidobacterium thermophilum B DNA harbors:
- the nusG gene encoding transcription termination/antitermination protein NusG: MAKRWYIIHTYSGHEKKVRESLQSRLKAYGLENEVTEVLIPSETVVEMRGNKRVETSRMIFPGYVLVQIETDDETGEMSERVWHTIKNTPKVTNFIGGQKPTALTEEEVNQIINHVTETTDHPKPKIVFSSGETVRIISGPFTGFTGVVEEVNVERSTLKVMVTIFGRATPVELDFLGVEKPNFAES; the protein is encoded by the coding sequence ATGGCAAAGCGCTGGTACATCATTCATACCTATTCAGGGCACGAGAAAAAGGTACGCGAGAGCTTGCAGAGCCGCCTCAAGGCGTATGGCCTGGAAAACGAGGTGACGGAGGTGCTTATTCCTTCGGAAACCGTCGTCGAAATGCGTGGCAACAAGCGTGTCGAGACCTCACGGATGATTTTTCCGGGCTACGTTCTCGTGCAGATTGAAACGGACGATGAAACTGGTGAAATGTCGGAGCGTGTCTGGCACACCATCAAAAATACCCCCAAAGTGACCAACTTCATTGGTGGCCAGAAGCCAACAGCCCTTACCGAAGAAGAGGTCAACCAAATCATCAACCATGTCACCGAGACCACGGACCATCCGAAGCCCAAAATTGTGTTCTCCTCCGGAGAGACCGTACGCATCATCAGCGGTCCTTTCACGGGCTTTACCGGAGTGGTGGAAGAGGTCAATGTGGAGCGCAGTACGTTGAAGGTCATGGTGACGATTTTTGGGCGGGCGACGCCGGTTGAGCTGGATTTTCTGGGCGTCGAAAAGCCCAACTTTGCTGAATCCTGA
- the rplA gene encoding 50S ribosomal protein L1, which produces MGRMGKKHRAALAQIEPGRLYTLADAVPLIKRMAYARFDETVEVTMVLGVDPRKADQMVRGTVVLPNGLGKTKRVVVIAAGEKQSEAQSAGADEVGGEDFVERIKGGWLDFDVLIATPDMMKSVGTLGKILGPRGLMPNPKTGTVTFEVGKAVQEVKAGKVEFRVDKTGVVHVPVGRVSFPDEKLIENIRTLIEAVLRAKPSASKGRYVRAAYCGSTMGPAVPLAPSEYHS; this is translated from the coding sequence ATGGGACGAATGGGCAAGAAACACCGGGCTGCACTGGCACAAATTGAGCCGGGGCGGCTCTACACTCTGGCGGATGCCGTGCCGCTTATCAAGCGGATGGCTTACGCCAGGTTTGATGAGACGGTTGAAGTCACCATGGTTTTGGGGGTTGATCCCCGTAAGGCCGACCAGATGGTGCGCGGGACGGTTGTTCTGCCAAACGGACTGGGGAAAACCAAGCGGGTCGTGGTGATTGCGGCTGGTGAAAAGCAATCTGAGGCCCAGTCTGCGGGAGCTGACGAGGTCGGCGGTGAAGACTTTGTCGAGCGTATCAAGGGCGGCTGGCTGGACTTTGATGTGCTCATTGCCACGCCGGATATGATGAAGTCCGTCGGCACGCTGGGTAAAATTCTCGGCCCACGGGGACTGATGCCAAACCCAAAGACAGGAACCGTAACCTTTGAGGTCGGCAAGGCCGTACAGGAAGTCAAAGCCGGTAAGGTTGAGTTTCGTGTGGACAAAACCGGCGTCGTTCACGTTCCGGTGGGGCGGGTTTCCTTCCCTGATGAAAAGCTCATTGAAAACATCCGTACCCTCATCGAGGCTGTTCTCCGTGCCAAACCGTCGGCAAGCAAGGGGCGGTACGTGCGGGCTGCCTACTGTGGCTCGACGATGGGGCCAGCGGTACCGCTTGCACCATCGGAGTACCATAGCTGA
- the secE gene encoding preprotein translocase subunit SecE produces MERASETVTAPESKPSVPVSKLTGWWSSSIQFLRDTRNELRNVVWPTREEVYDTTLVVIGITTFFGFFLWGVDVVVARLLETILKWLGGA; encoded by the coding sequence ATGGAACGAGCTTCCGAGACAGTAACCGCGCCGGAGAGCAAGCCGTCCGTACCAGTTTCAAAACTGACCGGCTGGTGGTCGTCGAGTATCCAGTTTCTCCGTGACACACGCAATGAACTCAGGAATGTAGTTTGGCCAACCCGCGAAGAGGTCTATGATACGACCCTCGTAGTTATTGGCATCACGACTTTCTTTGGTTTCTTTCTGTGGGGCGTGGATGTTGTAGTGGCACGCCTTCTGGAAACGATCCTCAAGTGGTTGGGAGGGGCGTAA
- a CDS encoding Fic family protein, whose product MAELPIYHDSYRPSSNWAKRLEAARQAHPAAAVLAAQPRWLPKWIAGLEAYAVPPFDTASDATTPAALERAARWLLARATAKPGDQRDALTMDDLETACRELVGEQGDTVQVWRTAAGRPQVENHQPAAPAALPVLLEMTLDWFTTDAFSELHPVEQAGLFHLRLLDLQPFAARTNTLVRLLSSFYVLRAGFPPIIPIAEEQSAYRDVVGYAFQMITQPGVELFARWLLAAYSLIETEQEERR is encoded by the coding sequence GTGGCCGAACTGCCGATTTATCACGATTCCTACCGCCCTTCATCGAACTGGGCGAAGCGACTTGAAGCGGCCCGGCAGGCGCACCCGGCTGCGGCCGTTCTGGCGGCGCAGCCACGGTGGCTGCCGAAGTGGATTGCCGGGCTGGAAGCTTATGCCGTGCCGCCGTTTGATACGGCGTCGGATGCGACAACGCCGGCTGCTCTGGAAAGGGCTGCGCGGTGGCTGCTGGCGCGGGCAACCGCCAAGCCCGGAGACCAGCGGGATGCCCTGACGATGGACGATCTGGAAACGGCCTGCCGCGAACTCGTCGGGGAACAGGGAGACACCGTTCAGGTGTGGCGTACCGCTGCGGGCCGGCCCCAGGTGGAAAACCACCAGCCGGCCGCGCCGGCCGCCTTGCCGGTGCTTTTGGAGATGACCCTCGACTGGTTCACCACCGACGCCTTTTCCGAACTGCATCCGGTGGAGCAGGCGGGTCTGTTTCACCTGCGCCTGCTCGATCTCCAGCCCTTTGCCGCCCGGACAAACACCCTCGTGCGCCTGCTGTCCAGTTTTTATGTCCTGCGGGCTGGCTTTCCGCCCATCATTCCCATCGCCGAAGAACAGTCGGCCTATCGGGATGTTGTCGGGTATGCTTTCCAAATGATCACGCAGCCCGGGGTGGAACTGTTTGCCCGCTGGCTGCTGGCGGCTTACAGCCTCATCGAGACGGAGCAGGAGGAACGACGGTGA
- the rplK gene encoding 50S ribosomal protein L11 has translation MAKKVTAYIKLQVQAGKANPAPPIGPALGQHGVNIMEFCKQFNARTSDMGDLKIPVVITVYSDKSFTFVTKTPPVPDLIKKTLGITSGAARPGRERIGKLTMAQVRQIAETKLPDMNCASLEAAIRSVKGTARSMGLEIVE, from the coding sequence ATGGCAAAAAAAGTTACAGCGTATATCAAGCTTCAGGTCCAAGCTGGGAAAGCCAATCCAGCGCCACCAATTGGCCCTGCCCTGGGTCAGCACGGGGTCAACATCATGGAGTTCTGCAAGCAGTTCAATGCACGCACGAGCGACATGGGGGACCTGAAAATTCCGGTTGTCATCACGGTCTATTCAGACAAGTCGTTTACCTTCGTGACGAAGACGCCGCCAGTCCCCGACCTGATCAAAAAGACGTTGGGTATCACGAGCGGCGCAGCCCGACCTGGACGGGAGCGGATTGGAAAGTTGACCATGGCGCAGGTGCGTCAGATTGCCGAGACCAAGCTGCCAGATATGAACTGTGCTTCATTGGAAGCGGCTATTCGCTCGGTCAAAGGGACGGCCCGAAGTATGGGACTTGAGATTGTGGAGTAG
- a CDS encoding MBL fold metallo-hydrolase: MRFFRVTTGVFQAHTYFLICEQTRQTLVIDPGEEFDAIADAIQKERLDVVRIVVSHAHLDHFWSAGALKAMTGAPIHLHPADDFLYRQLPEQGSWFGFDLEDAPPVDVYLKDGDVLTFGREQVKVRHVPGHSPGHVMLYNETDAWVGDCLFASSVGRVDLPGGDGPTLINSIEERIVTLGEHYRIHPGHGPSTTVARELDENPFLTGRIPGMGRR, from the coding sequence GTGAGATTTTTCCGTGTCACAACGGGTGTATTTCAGGCGCATACGTACTTTCTCATCTGCGAGCAGACCCGCCAGACGCTGGTCATCGATCCCGGTGAGGAGTTCGACGCCATTGCCGATGCCATTCAGAAAGAACGGCTGGACGTGGTGCGGATTGTGGTCTCTCACGCCCACCTGGATCACTTCTGGAGCGCTGGGGCGCTCAAAGCCATGACGGGTGCGCCGATTCATCTGCATCCGGCGGATGACTTCCTTTACAGGCAGTTGCCAGAGCAGGGGTCGTGGTTTGGGTTTGATCTGGAGGATGCGCCGCCGGTGGATGTGTACTTGAAAGATGGCGACGTACTGACCTTCGGGCGCGAGCAGGTCAAGGTGCGTCACGTGCCCGGACATTCACCCGGACACGTGATGCTGTACAACGAAACCGATGCGTGGGTAGGTGACTGTCTGTTTGCTTCGTCGGTTGGGCGGGTGGACCTGCCTGGCGGCGACGGCCCAACGTTAATCAACTCGATTGAAGAACGCATCGTGACCTTGGGCGAGCACTACCGGATTCATCCCGGCCACGGGCCGTCAACAACGGTGGCCCGTGAGTTGGATGAAAACCCATTCCTGACCGGCCGCATCCCAGGGATGGGCCGACGGTAA
- a CDS encoding efflux RND transporter permease subunit: MLDRILRFSATHPLLILIGVLLLVLAGLDAFRRLPIDAVPDVTNNQVQILTSAPALTPLEIERQVTFPIETALAGLTGVEEIRSLSKFGLSAVTVVFDDDMDIYRARQLVFERLAAARDQIPPGSGAPMLGPITTGLGEVYQYELRAAPGSGYDAMGLRTIQDWIVRRQLLGTPGVAEVNSYGGLSKQYQVRIEPSRLQAYGLTLREVMDAVVRNNANVSGGAIVHAQEQFLLRGVGLAQSVEDLARIVVATGRGGTPILVRDLGEVVCAPPAVRQGAVTADGAGETVCGIALMLKGANARTVTQNVAERLAEIAPTLPPGVHIVPFYDRAELVGRTIRTVIWNLTEGALIVIGVLVLLLGHWPSALLVATVIPLSMLGAAVGMQMLGLSGNLMSLGAIDFGLIVDGAVILTENSIRRVAEHQHALGRRLTTAERQEVVVAASSEVRRATMFGEIIIALVYVPLLALRGIEGKMFAPMALTVMCALASAAVLSLTYIPAMLVFVLRGSVAEHEVWLIRLAKRGYGPVFAWMRRQRAQATAVAFGLVLLSGALVMSLGAEFIPRLEEGALAVQIQRLPSVSVAEAVRTATEAERVLLEFPEVTKVVTKNGSAEIATDPMGIELGDIYIGLKPPAEWKTARTREELVAAMAAALRQRIPEARFSFSQPIELRVAELISGVKSDVAVKVFGDDLEVLRDRAERIAQVLTRIPGAADVKLETIAGIPQVQIVPNRPALARYGLSVEDVNLLVESLVVGREVGTVYEGERRFPLVVRLGETSTRRIEDIAAQVLLTPTGARVPLAAVAEVTLVEGPAQVSREHGRRRMVVECNVRGRDVAGFVAEARSKLKASVDLPPGYRLVFGGQFENLQRAAARLAVVVPVALLLIYALLYTSFGQARAAALVFTGVPFAAVGGVAALALRGMPFSISAGVGFIALFGVAVLNGLVLVSAMKQLRRQGLTLEAAVREGALTRVRPVLTTALVASLGFLPMATATSAGAEVQRPLATVVIGGLVTATLLTLLLLPALYEWVEQAADTPEGR, encoded by the coding sequence ATGCTTGACCGTATCCTGCGCTTTTCGGCCACCCATCCGCTGCTCATACTCATCGGCGTCCTGCTGCTCGTGCTGGCCGGGCTGGATGCGTTCCGGCGGCTGCCGATTGATGCCGTGCCGGATGTCACCAACAACCAGGTTCAGATACTGACGTCCGCGCCCGCCCTGACACCGCTGGAAATCGAACGCCAGGTAACGTTTCCGATTGAAACGGCGCTGGCCGGACTGACCGGCGTCGAGGAAATCCGCTCCCTGTCGAAGTTTGGTCTCTCGGCCGTCACTGTCGTCTTTGATGATGACATGGACATTTACCGGGCGCGGCAGTTGGTTTTTGAACGGTTGGCAGCCGCGCGCGATCAGATTCCGCCGGGTAGTGGTGCACCAATGCTGGGCCCCATCACAACCGGTCTGGGGGAGGTCTATCAGTATGAGCTGCGCGCCGCGCCCGGCAGTGGTTACGACGCCATGGGGCTGCGGACCATCCAGGATTGGATTGTCCGGCGGCAGTTGCTGGGAACGCCGGGTGTCGCTGAGGTCAACAGTTACGGCGGTTTGAGCAAGCAGTATCAGGTGCGGATTGAGCCATCCCGGCTTCAGGCGTACGGTCTGACGCTGCGGGAGGTCATGGATGCCGTTGTCCGCAACAACGCCAACGTGAGCGGCGGGGCGATTGTCCATGCTCAGGAACAGTTCCTGTTGCGTGGCGTGGGACTGGCGCAATCGGTGGAAGACCTGGCACGGATTGTCGTGGCGACCGGACGCGGTGGAACGCCCATCCTGGTGCGCGACCTGGGTGAGGTTGTCTGTGCGCCACCCGCTGTACGGCAGGGGGCCGTAACGGCCGACGGTGCTGGCGAAACGGTCTGCGGCATTGCGCTGATGCTCAAGGGCGCCAACGCCCGGACGGTGACGCAGAACGTGGCCGAACGGCTGGCCGAAATTGCGCCGACGTTACCGCCCGGCGTGCACATCGTGCCGTTTTATGACCGGGCCGAACTGGTTGGGCGCACCATCCGCACGGTGATCTGGAACCTGACCGAAGGGGCGCTGATTGTCATCGGTGTCCTGGTCCTGCTGCTGGGTCACTGGCCGTCGGCGCTGCTGGTCGCCACGGTGATTCCGCTCTCGATGCTGGGCGCTGCCGTCGGCATGCAGATGCTGGGACTGTCGGGCAACCTGATGAGTTTGGGGGCGATTGATTTTGGTCTCATCGTGGATGGGGCTGTCATCCTGACGGAAAACAGCATCCGGCGGGTTGCCGAGCACCAGCATGCGCTTGGGCGGCGGCTGACCACGGCGGAACGGCAGGAGGTCGTGGTGGCGGCCTCAAGCGAGGTGCGGCGCGCCACGATGTTCGGCGAGATCATCATTGCCCTGGTGTATGTCCCGTTGCTGGCCCTGCGCGGTATCGAGGGAAAAATGTTTGCGCCCATGGCGCTGACCGTCATGTGTGCGCTGGCCAGCGCGGCGGTACTGTCGCTGACCTATATCCCGGCGATGCTGGTCTTTGTCCTGCGCGGCTCCGTTGCGGAGCATGAAGTCTGGCTCATCCGCCTGGCCAAGCGCGGTTACGGCCCCGTCTTTGCGTGGATGCGGCGGCAGCGCGCCCAGGCCACGGCAGTGGCTTTTGGACTGGTGCTGCTGTCCGGCGCGCTGGTGATGTCGCTGGGGGCGGAGTTCATTCCACGTCTGGAAGAAGGGGCGCTGGCAGTACAGATACAGCGCCTGCCCAGTGTGTCGGTTGCCGAAGCCGTCCGCACGGCCACCGAAGCCGAACGGGTGCTGCTGGAATTCCCGGAAGTGACCAAGGTCGTCACGAAAAACGGCAGTGCCGAAATTGCCACCGATCCGATGGGGATCGAGTTGGGCGACATATACATCGGGTTGAAGCCGCCCGCCGAATGGAAGACGGCCCGAACCCGCGAAGAGCTGGTGGCGGCGATGGCCGCGGCGCTGCGGCAGCGGATTCCTGAAGCGCGTTTCAGCTTCAGCCAGCCCATTGAGCTGCGGGTGGCGGAACTCATTTCGGGCGTCAAGTCGGATGTTGCCGTCAAAGTCTTTGGGGATGACCTGGAGGTGCTGCGTGACCGGGCGGAACGGATTGCCCAGGTGCTGACCCGGATTCCCGGCGCAGCGGATGTCAAACTGGAAACGATCGCCGGCATCCCGCAGGTACAGATTGTGCCCAACCGCCCGGCGCTGGCGCGGTACGGTCTGAGTGTCGAGGATGTCAACCTGCTGGTGGAATCACTTGTGGTCGGGCGGGAAGTCGGCACGGTCTATGAAGGCGAACGGCGTTTTCCGCTGGTTGTGCGTCTTGGTGAGACCAGCACCCGCCGCATCGAGGACATTGCCGCCCAGGTGCTTTTGACGCCGACTGGTGCGCGGGTGCCGTTGGCGGCCGTGGCTGAGGTGACGCTGGTCGAGGGGCCCGCCCAGGTGTCGCGTGAACACGGTCGGCGCCGGATGGTGGTCGAGTGCAACGTACGTGGGCGGGATGTGGCCGGCTTCGTTGCCGAGGCCCGGTCCAAACTCAAGGCGTCTGTGGATCTGCCGCCCGGCTACCGGTTGGTGTTCGGGGGGCAGTTTGAAAACCTGCAACGGGCTGCCGCCCGGCTGGCGGTGGTTGTTCCAGTCGCCCTGTTGCTGATTTACGCGCTGCTTTACACCTCGTTCGGGCAGGCGCGGGCGGCGGCGCTGGTCTTTACCGGCGTGCCTTTTGCCGCCGTGGGCGGCGTGGCGGCGCTGGCGCTGCGCGGTATGCCGTTTTCCATCTCGGCCGGCGTTGGCTTTATTGCCCTGTTTGGCGTGGCGGTGCTCAACGGGCTGGTGCTGGTGTCGGCCATGAAGCAACTGCGGCGGCAGGGCTTGACGCTGGAAGCCGCCGTGCGCGAGGGGGCGCTGACGCGCGTGCGTCCGGTACTGACCACGGCGCTGGTGGCAAGCCTGGGCTTTTTGCCCATGGCTACGGCCACTTCGGCCGGCGCAGAAGTGCAACGGCCGCTTGCCACGGTCGTCATCGGCGGGTTAGTGACAGCCACGCTGTTGACCTTGCTTCTGTTGCCGGCGCTGTATGAGTGGGTGGAGCAGGCAGCAGACACACCGGAAGGGAGATGA
- the tuf gene encoding elongation factor Tu: MSKEKFDRSKTHVNIGTIGHVDHGKTTLTAAITSVLAKKNPKVQKKTYDQIDAAPEEKARGITINTAHVEYETATRHYAHVDCPGHADYIKNMITGAAQMDGAILVVAATDGPMPQTREHILLARQVGVPAMVVFMNKCDMVDDAELLDLVELEVRELLSKYDFPGDEIPVIRGSALGALNGEPQWEAKIEELMAAVDNYIPTPVRDIDKPFLMPVEDVFSISGRGTVATGRVERGVVKVSDEVEVVGIRPTRKTVVTGVEMFRKLLDQGQAGDNVGLLLRGVERREIERGQVIAKPGTITPHTKFRAEVYVLTKEEGGRHTPFFKGYRPQFYFRTTDVTGVTELPEGVEMVMPGDNVALTVELITPIAMEKGLRFAIREGGRTVGAGTISEILE, translated from the coding sequence ATGTCAAAGGAGAAGTTTGACCGGAGTAAGACGCACGTCAACATTGGGACGATTGGGCATGTGGATCACGGGAAGACGACGTTGACGGCGGCGATTACGTCGGTGTTGGCGAAGAAGAATCCGAAGGTACAGAAGAAGACCTACGATCAGATTGATGCGGCGCCGGAGGAGAAGGCGCGTGGGATTACGATCAACACGGCGCACGTGGAGTACGAGACGGCGACGCGGCACTATGCGCACGTGGATTGTCCTGGGCACGCGGACTACATCAAGAACATGATTACGGGTGCGGCGCAGATGGACGGGGCGATATTGGTGGTGGCGGCGACGGACGGGCCGATGCCACAGACGCGGGAGCACATCTTGCTGGCGCGGCAGGTTGGGGTGCCGGCGATGGTGGTGTTTATGAACAAGTGCGACATGGTGGACGATGCGGAGTTGCTGGATTTGGTGGAGTTGGAGGTGCGGGAGTTGCTGTCGAAGTACGACTTTCCCGGGGACGAGATACCGGTGATTCGGGGGAGCGCGCTTGGTGCGTTGAACGGGGAGCCGCAGTGGGAGGCGAAGATAGAGGAGTTGATGGCGGCGGTGGACAACTACATACCGACGCCGGTGCGGGACATTGACAAGCCGTTTTTGATGCCCGTGGAGGATGTGTTTTCGATATCGGGGCGCGGGACGGTGGCGACGGGGCGTGTGGAGCGTGGTGTGGTGAAGGTGTCGGACGAGGTGGAAGTGGTTGGGATACGGCCGACGCGGAAGACGGTGGTGACTGGGGTGGAGATGTTTCGGAAGCTGCTGGATCAGGGGCAGGCTGGGGACAATGTGGGGTTGCTGCTGCGGGGTGTGGAGCGGCGGGAGATAGAGCGGGGGCAGGTGATCGCGAAGCCTGGGACGATTACGCCGCACACGAAGTTTCGGGCGGAGGTGTACGTGTTGACGAAGGAGGAGGGTGGGCGGCACACGCCGTTTTTCAAGGGGTATCGGCCGCAGTTTTACTTTCGGACGACGGACGTGACGGGGGTGACGGAGTTGCCGGAGGGGGTGGAGATGGTGATGCCTGGGGACAATGTGGCGTTGACGGTGGAGTTGATTACGCCGATTGCCATGGAGAAGGGGCTGCGGTTTGCGATTCGGGAGGGGGGACGGACGGTCGGCGCAGGTACGATTTCGGAAATCCTCGAATGA
- the rplL gene encoding 50S ribosomal protein L7/L12 has product MNMSEKLTAIVEQIGSLTLLEAAELVKLMEARFGVSAAAAAVAVPAAAAAAGGAPAAPAEEAKDEFDVILAAAGANKINVIKVVREITSLGLKEAKDLVDGAPKPIKTGIPKAEAEAIKAKLTEAGATVEIK; this is encoded by the coding sequence ATGAACATGTCGGAGAAGTTGACGGCCATTGTCGAGCAAATTGGTTCATTGACGTTGTTGGAAGCGGCGGAACTCGTCAAGCTGATGGAAGCAAGGTTTGGAGTTTCAGCAGCGGCTGCTGCGGTTGCGGTTCCAGCGGCCGCGGCTGCGGCGGGAGGCGCCCCAGCCGCTCCGGCTGAAGAAGCCAAAGATGAGTTCGATGTGATCCTGGCGGCTGCCGGTGCCAACAAGATCAATGTCATCAAGGTCGTTCGCGAAATTACCTCGCTGGGGCTGAAGGAGGCCAAAGACCTTGTGGATGGCGCTCCCAAGCCGATCAAGACTGGCATTCCAAAGGCCGAAGCCGAGGCCATCAAGGCCAAGTTGACGGAAGCGGGGGCAACCGTCGAAATCAAGTAA
- a CDS encoding efflux RND transporter periplasmic adaptor subunit → MTTEIMPEVSPAVGTEVSGGGMAPVAPPRWGRGWSSWAVALGLLGILALGGWWLVGARRSAVVATPPATPQPKAGTPALRLESLDGVRLEPAETAAVSAEWHVTGTVELNPQANVVIAPLVSGQVKRVLVTQGTRVRAGQPLVILDSPEIADLHVRLHDAETRRDIAARNVQRVERDESRVALVQAQARLKQAEATFERMKQLFEAGVLSRQELQDAETAYATAKAEYDFQKVVGLERDLREARAALEVATVEVRHIQDQLAALGAPAGASDDTAHPTAEITLVAPLSGLVTERTANVGAFVPVGTPLLTVADLRTVWVMAAVPEAQLGQVRLGQPVTVHAPVLGATPVRGRVAFIEAQINADTRTARVRIEVPNPGERLRAGMFVEVALLSPSPVAQLVIPAAAVQRIGARTVVFVAGADPHEFHPRDIEVGAIQGDSVVVLRGLEVGERVVVEGALALKTQLVGLEAEE, encoded by the coding sequence ATGACGACGGAAATCATGCCGGAGGTTTCTCCGGCTGTTGGTACAGAAGTGTCCGGCGGCGGAATGGCCCCGGTCGCGCCGCCCCGGTGGGGACGCGGGTGGTCATCCTGGGCGGTTGCCTTGGGGCTTTTGGGAATTCTGGCGCTGGGCGGCTGGTGGCTTGTGGGTGCGCGCCGTTCGGCCGTCGTGGCCACACCGCCGGCAACGCCGCAGCCGAAAGCGGGCACGCCGGCGCTGCGGCTTGAGTCTCTGGACGGCGTACGCCTTGAGCCGGCAGAGACCGCCGCTGTGTCTGCGGAATGGCATGTCACCGGCACAGTCGAACTCAATCCCCAGGCGAATGTTGTGATTGCGCCGCTGGTGTCCGGGCAGGTCAAGCGGGTGCTGGTCACGCAGGGGACGCGGGTGCGGGCCGGACAGCCACTGGTGATTCTCGACAGCCCTGAAATTGCCGACCTGCACGTACGGTTGCACGACGCCGAAACCCGCCGCGACATTGCCGCGCGCAACGTGCAGCGGGTCGAGCGCGACGAAAGCCGGGTGGCGCTTGTGCAGGCGCAGGCGCGTCTGAAGCAGGCGGAAGCCACCTTTGAGCGCATGAAACAGCTCTTCGAGGCTGGCGTGCTGTCGCGGCAGGAGTTGCAGGACGCCGAAACCGCCTATGCCACGGCCAAAGCCGAGTATGACTTTCAGAAAGTGGTCGGTCTGGAGCGTGATTTACGGGAGGCGCGGGCCGCACTTGAAGTCGCCACGGTGGAGGTCAGGCACATCCAGGATCAGCTTGCCGCGCTTGGCGCGCCGGCCGGTGCTTCCGATGACACGGCCCATCCGACGGCAGAAATCACACTCGTTGCGCCGCTCTCCGGTCTGGTGACGGAACGAACGGCAAATGTCGGGGCGTTTGTCCCGGTTGGCACGCCGCTGCTGACGGTCGCTGACCTGCGGACGGTGTGGGTCATGGCGGCCGTTCCCGAAGCCCAGTTGGGGCAGGTACGCCTGGGGCAGCCGGTGACGGTTCACGCGCCAGTGCTTGGGGCAACGCCTGTGCGGGGGCGGGTGGCCTTTATCGAAGCGCAGATCAATGCCGACACCCGTACGGCGCGCGTCCGCATCGAGGTGCCCAATCCCGGCGAGCGTCTGCGGGCGGGGATGTTTGTCGAAGTCGCCCTGCTGTCACCGTCACCGGTAGCGCAGCTTGTCATTCCGGCAGCGGCCGTCCAGCGCATTGGCGCCCGAACGGTGGTGTTTGTCGCGGGAGCCGACCCCCACGAGTTTCACCCACGGGACATCGAGGTTGGAGCAATCCAGGGCGACAGCGTTGTGGTGCTGCGCGGTCTGGAAGTCGGTGAGCGTGTCGTGGTCGAGGGGGCGTTGGCGCTCAAAACCCAGCTTGTCGGCCTCGAAGCGGAGGAATAA
- the rplJ gene encoding 50S ribosomal protein L10, which translates to MRNVDALWGSRAACSCAMPELGGTMTRQGKVSVVEQLAAEFQSTRHAFLVGFQGMTVQSDTALRSELRRAGMRYHVVKNTLARRAAKGTVLEQLGEQFTGPTAVALAPEDPVTAAKLLLKLFKEYQQFVFKAGVVDGKTIGEQDIEALATMPSREELMSRLMFLINSGAQRIAAATSGVARNVAVVTAQVRDKKAE; encoded by the coding sequence GTGAGGAACGTTGATGCCCTGTGGGGAAGCCGGGCGGCCTGTTCCTGCGCGATGCCGGAGTTGGGGGGAACGATGACGCGACAGGGAAAAGTATCAGTCGTTGAGCAATTGGCGGCGGAGTTTCAATCCACCCGCCATGCCTTTCTGGTTGGCTTTCAGGGGATGACCGTGCAGTCCGACACGGCGCTGCGCAGTGAGCTGCGCCGGGCGGGGATGCGCTACCACGTTGTCAAGAACACACTGGCGCGCCGCGCGGCCAAGGGAACAGTACTGGAGCAACTCGGCGAGCAGTTTACGGGGCCGACGGCGGTTGCTCTGGCCCCGGAAGACCCGGTGACAGCAGCCAAACTGCTGCTCAAACTCTTCAAGGAATACCAACAGTTTGTTTTCAAGGCCGGGGTTGTGGATGGGAAAACCATCGGGGAACAGGACATTGAGGCCCTGGCCACGATGCCCTCCCGCGAGGAACTCATGTCCCGTCTGATGTTCCTGATCAACTCTGGAGCACAGCGGATTGCCGCGGCGACAAGTGGTGTGGCGCGCAATGTGGCGGTAGTCACGGCGCAGGTGCGAGACAAAAAAGCAGAGTAA